The DNA window CGTGTCTCTCTCCACATGTCTGTGTCAACACAGCCAGGGCATACGGCATTTACGTTAATGCCATACTTTCCAACTTCGAGTGCAAGAGCCTGGGTGAAACCTATCACCCCGAATTTGCTAGCAGAGTAACTCAGCATGCACTGAACCCCCACCAACCCAGCGGCTGAACCAAAGTTAACAATCTTGCCACACCTCTTAGGTATCATCCTCTTACAGGCTTCCTTACAGCAAAGAAAGGTACCGGTTAAGTTAACGTCAATAACCCTATTCCAAGACGCTACGTCTTCGTCAAGGATCGAGGCAACTCTTTGAATACCAGCAGCATTCACTAATATGTCAACCTCACCAAGCTTCTGATCTACCTCGAGAAAAGCCTTTCTTACTTCTTCAGGGGATGAGACGTCCACCCTGATACTAAGTGCCTTACTCCCTAGGCTGCTTATCTCGTTAGCAACAGAAATAGCATGTTCCTCGAGTATGTCAAAGATAGCTACCGATGCTCCCTCTTTCGCAAGAAGCAAAGCAACTGCTTTCCCCATGCCCCTTCCACCTCCTGTTACTACCGCCACTTTGCCGTCAAACCTCATTGCTACTACCTCCTCTCAAGGCCTGCTTTAAGGCTTTATTGCTATCTTAATGACATCCTCCCGTCCTTCCCGTAGCAGCGAGAAGGCATCTCTGATTCGTTCCAGAGAGAACCAGTGAGTTACTAAAGGTCTAAGTTTTAGTCTTCCAGTCTTCCAGAGAGACAGCACTTTCTCAAGGGTTTCTCTCGAGTAAGCCCACTTGTAGCCCGTAGTTAGCAGGCATGCTCGTTTGAAGTGGAGAGTAAGAAAGTCAAAAGAAACAGGATAAACGCACGCTCCGAATATACCGATAACACCTTGCTGCTTTACCAACAGAGGACAGAGCGCAAGCATTGAGGGAACACCAGTGCACTCTAGTACAGTTTCTACGCCATTGTTCCTCGTGAGTCTGTTAATCTCTTCAACTGGATCTTGCAGTCGAGAGTTAATCACGATATTGGCCCCGAACTGGATAGCCATATCAAGTTTTTTAGTGCTCCGAGAGACAACAATCGTTCTTGCTGCCCCTGAGGCTGCTGACAGCTGGGTTGCTATTAATCCTGCTGTTCCTTGACCAAGTATGAGAACCTCTCTCCCAAGAGAAACGCATTGGTCTACCAGTGCAAAAACACAACTCGATATTTCAAGCAACGAAGCTTCAGAAAAGTCCATGTCATCAGGAATCTTAACGGCATCCTCAGGCCTCACATTTACGTACTCAGCGAAGGTTCCCCCAAACCAGGAGCGAATGGCCACTCTATCACCCACTGCAAACTCGCGAATACCTTCTCCAACTTCAACTACGACTCCAGCGCCCTCGTGCCCCAGAACACAGGGAAAAGGAGTAGCTCCAGGATGCAAACCATCAAGTATATGGAGGTCAGTTTGATTGCAAATGGTGGCTACTTCAACCTTAACAAGCAAGCTTCCTTCTTCCACTTTAGGTACATCAACCTCGCAAATCTCGAGCCTTCCTTTCTCTATAACGAAGACCTTTTTCATTTTCATCTCTCCAACCCCCCTTAGAACTTTAATCCGCTTTTGACAACCCCTTCAACGAAGTACCTCTGGAGAGTAAAGAATAGTACTAAAACGGGTATTACCGCTATGGCACACAAAGCCATCAGCAAATTCCACTCCACAAATCGCTCGTACTTAAACAATGCGATTGCAGGTTGAATGGTACGGATTGCATTACCACCAATTACAAGAGGCCATAAGAGCTCATTCCACCTCCATATGAACATGAACACTACTATAACCGCTAAGGGGGGTAAGGAAAGGGGCAACATAACTCGCCATAGTATCCCGAGCTCAGAGCAACCATCAATACGTGCTGCATCCAAAAGATCATCTGGGATTGTTTTAAAGTGTTGCCTCAGCAGAAAAATGCCAAACGGCTCCACTACTCGGGGGATCACTAAGCCTTGCAGAGTTCCAACCCACCTCATTCTAAGCAACAGGCCAAAGAGTGGAACAATTACAGCCTCGATAGGAATCATTACTGCTGCAAGGACAAGCATAAACAGTAGAGAATCACCCTTAAAACGGTATTT is part of the Candidatus Caldatribacterium sp. genome and encodes:
- a CDS encoding SDR family oxidoreductase, encoding MRFDGKVAVVTGGGRGMGKAVALLLAKEGASVAIFDILEEHAISVANEISSLGSKALSIRVDVSSPEEVRKAFLEVDQKLGEVDILVNAAGIQRVASILDEDVASWNRVIDVNLTGTFLCCKEACKRMIPKRCGKIVNFGSAAGLVGVQCMLSYSASKFGVIGFTQALALEVGKYGINVNAVCPGCVDTDMWRETREGFARYTGKSPEEQFQETASSAPLGRVGNVDDIARVVAFLCSDDASYVTAQSISVCGGMRPH
- a CDS encoding zinc-binding dehydrogenase: MKMKKVFVIEKGRLEICEVDVPKVEEGSLLVKVEVATICNQTDLHILDGLHPGATPFPCVLGHEGAGVVVEVGEGIREFAVGDRVAIRSWFGGTFAEYVNVRPEDAVKIPDDMDFSEASLLEISSCVFALVDQCVSLGREVLILGQGTAGLIATQLSAASGAARTIVVSRSTKKLDMAIQFGANIVINSRLQDPVEEINRLTRNNGVETVLECTGVPSMLALCPLLVKQQGVIGIFGACVYPVSFDFLTLHFKRACLLTTGYKWAYSRETLEKVLSLWKTGRLKLRPLVTHWFSLERIRDAFSLLREGREDVIKIAIKP
- a CDS encoding carbohydrate ABC transporter permease, with amino-acid sequence MRSSRAYTVCRYWILVVLSVSTVFPFFWMFSSSLKPLREVYTWPPTLIPRELHLSNFREAFERSNFIRALINSSLYTGGCIALYVPISLLAAFGFAKYRFKGDSLLFMLVLAAVMIPIEAVIVPLFGLLLRMRWVGTLQGLVIPRVVEPFGIFLLRQHFKTIPDDLLDAARIDGCSELGILWRVMLPLSLPPLAVIVVFMFIWRWNELLWPLVIGGNAIRTIQPAIALFKYERFVEWNLLMALCAIAVIPVLVLFFTLQRYFVEGVVKSGLKF